The following proteins are encoded in a genomic region of Mahella australiensis 50-1 BON:
- a CDS encoding dTDP-glucose 4,6-dehydratase: MNVLLTGGAGFIGRWVAKRLLEDGHDVWILDNLSNGSRNNIAEFAGDNHLKAFAEGDIKDTKLLEDIFQQPFDICYHLAASINVQDSIDDPAATFHNDAVGTFNILEQCRKHHTKMVFMSTCMVYDKANASSGKAIDEHHPTKPASPYAGAKIAGENMVLSYWYAYNLPTTVIRPFNTYGPFQKSSGEGGVVAIFIKRDLENQTLNIYGDGTQTRDLLYVEDCARFVVQTGYSDKANGHIINAGTGRDISVNDLAAIICPDKKRIKHVPHIHPQSEIQKLLCDYTKAKKLLDWQPEITLEKGIERTRQWIKKQM, translated from the coding sequence ATGAACGTACTATTGACAGGAGGGGCCGGGTTCATAGGCCGCTGGGTGGCCAAACGCCTCTTAGAAGACGGCCATGACGTATGGATACTGGATAACCTGTCCAACGGATCAAGAAACAATATAGCAGAATTCGCCGGCGATAACCACCTGAAAGCCTTTGCAGAAGGCGATATAAAAGATACAAAGCTGTTGGAAGATATATTTCAGCAGCCTTTTGATATATGCTACCACTTGGCCGCCAGCATAAACGTGCAGGACAGCATAGACGACCCTGCCGCCACATTCCATAACGACGCGGTGGGTACCTTCAACATACTAGAACAGTGCCGCAAACACCATACAAAGATGGTCTTCATGAGCACGTGCATGGTGTACGACAAAGCCAACGCATCATCCGGCAAAGCAATAGATGAACACCATCCCACAAAACCCGCCTCACCATATGCCGGAGCCAAAATAGCCGGAGAAAATATGGTGCTATCATACTGGTATGCCTATAACCTGCCGACAACAGTGATACGACCGTTCAACACATACGGCCCGTTTCAAAAAAGCAGCGGAGAAGGCGGAGTGGTAGCCATATTCATAAAACGCGACCTGGAAAACCAAACGCTGAACATATACGGAGACGGTACCCAGACAAGGGATCTGCTCTATGTCGAAGACTGCGCACGATTCGTGGTGCAGACAGGATACTCCGACAAAGCAAACGGCCATATCATAAACGCCGGCACAGGCAGGGATATATCCGTAAACGATTTGGCTGCAATTATATGCCCGGATAAAAAACGCATAAAACATGTACCGCATATACACCCGCAAAGCGAGATACAAAAACTCTTATGCGACTACACAAAAGCAAAAAAGCTCCTCGACTGGCAGCCGGAGATTACGTTGGAAAAAGGCATAGAGAGGACAAGACAATGGATAAAAAAACAAATGTAA
- a CDS encoding sugar phosphate isomerase/epimerase family protein: MSDTVIAAQLYTVREFTKTSEDIAKTMKKVREIGYKAVQLSALGPIDVNELKKILDAEGLTACASHVSLEEARNQTDKVIEEHKILGCKYVAIAALPSDYRSAEGYNRFAKEAAEIGKKFAAAGLVLGYHNHSFELEKFDGKTGLDIIYGESDPQYLTGEIDTYWIQHGGAEPAAWIRKLKGRMPLVHFKDMGIVNGQQAMFEVGEGNLNWPSILDACKETGVLWYIVEQDICRRDPFESLTISLRNMQAMGLK, translated from the coding sequence ATGTCGGATACTGTTATTGCTGCCCAATTATATACTGTTCGGGAGTTTACTAAGACCTCTGAGGATATAGCTAAGACCATGAAGAAGGTACGGGAAATAGGTTATAAAGCTGTACAACTTTCTGCTCTAGGTCCTATCGATGTGAACGAGCTCAAAAAGATACTCGATGCAGAGGGCCTTACGGCCTGTGCTTCTCACGTATCTTTAGAAGAAGCCCGTAATCAAACAGACAAAGTCATAGAGGAACATAAGATACTTGGCTGCAAATATGTAGCCATAGCAGCATTGCCGAGTGATTACCGCAGTGCGGAAGGATATAATCGATTTGCAAAGGAAGCTGCTGAGATCGGAAAGAAGTTTGCCGCTGCAGGGCTGGTACTCGGCTATCATAATCACAGCTTTGAACTGGAAAAATTCGATGGCAAGACTGGCTTGGATATAATCTATGGGGAGAGCGATCCCCAGTATTTAACCGGCGAAATAGATACTTATTGGATACAGCATGGTGGTGCCGAGCCGGCAGCCTGGATAAGAAAGCTCAAAGGCCGCATGCCTCTGGTCCACTTCAAGGATATGGGCATCGTAAACGGGCAACAAGCCATGTTTGAGGTGGGAGAAGGCAATCTCAATTGGCCTTCCATATTGGATGCCTGTAAAGAAACAGGCGTGCTATGGTACATAGTGGAACAGGATATATGCAGGCGTGATCCGTTCGAAAGCTTGACTATAAGCTTGCGTAACATGCAGGCGATGGGCCTTAAATAA
- a CDS encoding radical SAM protein has translation MEEKLPVKHAHIEPTTVCNLNCKSCVNKLLSKERRGYMGIEQLKHILKEIPTLNDISLIGLGEPLLAPTLLDMAEFIKSNGIVVRTVTNATLFNKIDLNRFLNVFDEIVISLDAVTKESFEYLRGGANFDLVIDNVNLLYNKKKSLAVSTAISLTTVLTKYNINEIKGIIDFGKSLEVNKIRFVYAADTIGIDCVTDKYKAQAEEINNMKIADESLESYASGFIKDYCKKDNINYSFSDSQAKAPSCWWPKRGVYITYDGYVTPCCLRMDPLLVNFGNIYTDSFSSIWYGENYNLFREQMSRGEIPNICKKCP, from the coding sequence ATGGAAGAAAAATTACCAGTGAAACATGCACATATTGAGCCTACGACAGTCTGCAACCTTAATTGTAAAAGCTGTGTAAATAAGTTGTTATCTAAGGAACGAAGAGGTTATATGGGAATCGAGCAACTTAAACATATACTTAAGGAAATACCTACTCTTAATGATATAAGTTTGATTGGATTGGGAGAACCGCTATTGGCCCCAACCCTCCTTGATATGGCTGAATTTATTAAAAGCAATGGTATAGTTGTTCGTACGGTAACTAATGCAACATTATTTAATAAAATCGATCTGAATAGATTTTTAAATGTTTTCGATGAGATAGTAATATCATTGGATGCAGTTACCAAAGAGAGCTTCGAATATCTTCGTGGAGGAGCTAATTTTGATTTAGTCATAGATAATGTAAACTTATTATACAACAAAAAGAAAAGTTTAGCTGTTAGTACTGCTATATCTTTAACTACTGTTCTAACAAAGTATAATATAAATGAAATTAAAGGTATAATTGATTTCGGTAAAAGCTTAGAAGTAAACAAAATCAGATTTGTATATGCAGCAGATACTATTGGCATCGATTGTGTTACTGACAAATATAAAGCCCAAGCTGAAGAAATTAATAATATGAAAATCGCAGATGAATCTTTAGAATCATATGCGAGCGGATTTATCAAGGATTACTGTAAAAAAGACAACATTAATTATTCGTTTTCTGACTCACAAGCTAAAGCTCCATCATGCTGGTGGCCTAAAAGGGGCGTATATATAACATATGACGGATACGTTACTCCTTGTTGTTTGCGAATGGACCCTTTATTGGTTAATTTTGGAAATATTTACACGGACAGTTTTTCTTCTATATGGTATGGCGAAAATTATAATCTTTTTAGAGAACAGATGAGCAGGGGAGAAATACCTAATATATGCAAAAAGTGTCCATGA
- a CDS encoding HAD family hydrolase — protein sequence MKKLSNIKCIVCDLDDTLYPERQFVLSGLKAAADYLSIYGIDSCEAFCEMKHILDSYGRAFVFDKYLGRNNIDLSLVSVMVDVYRNHEPIIDLYDDAVQFINRVYGNYVLGVITDGLATVQRNKIKALDLARYFDIILVTDEYGEAWVKPSELPYKFITEKLSVNPCNCLYIGDNPNKDFIAAKKLGWHTMRINRGYGEYSGYFIDEQHEAEETVSNLMEIYNMLR from the coding sequence ATGAAAAAGCTAAGTAATATAAAGTGCATCGTATGTGATCTCGATGACACGTTGTATCCCGAAAGACAGTTTGTATTAAGCGGCCTTAAAGCTGCAGCCGATTATTTATCCATATACGGCATTGATAGCTGCGAGGCCTTTTGTGAAATGAAGCATATTTTGGACAGCTACGGAAGGGCGTTTGTTTTCGATAAATATCTGGGGAGAAACAACATAGACCTATCTCTGGTATCTGTTATGGTAGATGTATATAGAAACCATGAACCCATTATCGATTTATATGATGACGCCGTTCAATTTATAAATAGGGTTTATGGCAATTATGTACTCGGTGTCATTACGGATGGACTGGCAACTGTGCAGCGGAATAAAATAAAAGCGCTCGATTTAGCGCGTTATTTTGATATAATATTAGTAACGGATGAATATGGCGAGGCTTGGGTTAAACCCAGTGAATTGCCTTATAAATTCATAACTGAAAAGCTGAGCGTGAACCCGTGTAATTGCTTATATATAGGCGATAATCCTAATAAGGACTTTATAGCAGCCAAGAAGCTCGGTTGGCATACTATGCGCATTAATAGAGGGTATGGCGAGTATAGTGGTTATTTTATTGACGAACAGCATGAGGCTGAAGAAACGGTAAGCAATTTGATGGAAATATACAATATGCTCAGATGA
- a CDS encoding cytidylyltransferase domain-containing protein, which translates to MNKNKAKVLCVIQARMGSERLPGKVMMDICGKPVIAHVIERLKKCKHLDGIVLATSAKEDDRILLDVAQQYDIDACAGSENDVLSRYVQASQRFHGDIIVRVTGDCPLIDPYIVDQLITEFKQCNCDYMRLDVPDTYPRGLDAEIFTFEALKRANERAGGNGKYREHVTLIMYRQPQYFSICCKKAPPHLTRPQYRFCVDTMEDFKLVVSIFENIYKPDSFIRAADIVNFLDKNPSLLAINASIHQRI; encoded by the coding sequence ATGAATAAAAACAAAGCGAAAGTCTTATGCGTTATACAGGCGCGTATGGGTTCTGAACGTTTGCCCGGCAAGGTAATGATGGATATTTGCGGCAAACCGGTGATAGCTCACGTCATCGAGCGTTTAAAAAAATGTAAGCATTTGGATGGTATAGTGTTAGCAACTTCTGCGAAAGAAGATGATAGAATACTGCTTGATGTAGCACAGCAATATGATATAGACGCTTGTGCCGGCAGCGAAAATGATGTGCTCAGCCGATATGTACAAGCCTCGCAAAGATTTCATGGAGACATAATTGTGCGCGTAACGGGTGATTGTCCCCTTATAGATCCATACATAGTTGATCAACTGATAACGGAATTTAAACAATGCAATTGCGATTACATGCGCTTAGATGTACCGGATACGTATCCGCGAGGTTTGGATGCAGAAATTTTCACTTTTGAAGCATTAAAGCGTGCTAATGAGCGAGCCGGCGGTAACGGCAAATATAGGGAACATGTTACGCTGATAATGTACAGGCAGCCGCAATATTTTTCAATATGCTGTAAAAAAGCGCCACCTCACTTAACGCGGCCGCAATACCGGTTTTGCGTAGATACGATGGAAGATTTTAAATTAGTGGTATCTATATTTGAAAACATTTATAAACCGGATAGCTTTATACGAGCAGCTGATATAGTGAATTTTCTTGATAAAAATCCATCATTGCTTGCTATTAATGCTTCCATACATCAGCGGATCTAA
- the pseG gene encoding UDP-2,4-diacetamido-2,4,6-trideoxy-beta-L-altropyranose hydrolase yields the protein MNIAIRADGGYNIGMGHIMRCMALAQALRDKGCNVCFITRHDSSVEAVLKMRLGSGINVIPIESHDALNNELEQLSKIIHQYAIDALVVDHYGADQAYLIETKKMVDELLTIDDLNCFTFPSDIVINGNIYAPDMEYRSLYGNTKFLLGPQYLLMRQEFRNLPKRCVNDNVERILITMGGSDLMGLTAKILRALRGIGGDIAIDVVMGAASNDKDAVEMEVSRTSNVNLLYDVDDMAELMFKADLAISAAGSTLYELAACGVPAITLIQADNQVAGAEGMAKAGCAVNLGWGDRADLADMKHVIKMLTEDKIKRQCMADIGQSIVDGLGAMRCVKIIMG from the coding sequence ATGAACATAGCTATTCGTGCTGACGGCGGATATAATATAGGCATGGGGCATATCATGCGCTGCATGGCTTTGGCTCAAGCGCTGCGGGATAAAGGCTGCAACGTATGCTTTATAACGCGGCATGATTCGAGCGTAGAAGCTGTGCTGAAGATGCGTTTAGGCAGTGGTATTAACGTTATACCGATAGAAAGCCATGATGCTCTTAATAATGAATTAGAACAATTAAGCAAGATAATACATCAATATGCTATAGATGCGTTGGTAGTAGATCACTATGGAGCAGACCAGGCTTATCTGATAGAGACAAAAAAGATGGTCGATGAGCTTCTAACCATAGATGACTTGAACTGCTTTACCTTTCCATCTGATATAGTGATAAACGGCAATATATATGCGCCGGATATGGAGTACAGATCGCTATATGGCAATACGAAGTTTTTACTTGGACCGCAGTATTTGCTTATGCGCCAGGAATTCCGTAACCTGCCAAAGCGATGTGTGAATGATAATGTGGAGCGCATACTGATTACCATGGGCGGTAGCGATTTAATGGGCCTTACTGCGAAAATCTTAAGGGCATTGCGGGGAATAGGGGGTGATATAGCTATTGATGTCGTGATGGGAGCAGCTTCTAATGACAAAGATGCTGTTGAAATGGAAGTTTCGCGTACGTCCAATGTAAATCTTTTGTACGATGTGGATGATATGGCTGAGCTCATGTTTAAAGCAGATCTGGCTATATCAGCTGCAGGTTCAACGCTGTATGAATTGGCTGCATGTGGTGTACCCGCCATAACTTTGATACAGGCCGATAACCAGGTGGCAGGAGCGGAGGGTATGGCCAAAGCTGGTTGTGCAGTGAACCTGGGATGGGGAGATAGGGCGGACCTAGCCGATATGAAGCATGTTATAAAGATGTTGACGGAGGATAAAATAAAGAGGCAGTGTATGGCCGATATAGGGCAATCGATAGTTGATGGTCTAGGTGCAATGAGATGTGTTAAAATAATTATGGGCTGA
- a CDS encoding penicillin-binding transpeptidase domain-containing protein, producing the protein MYVSKRHLFLINITLFLAIVLVSSGCDAQSKPEKIAQHFLSLWQNQQYADMYELLTTDAKVSVDKQAFVERYKNIFNGIGLQSMEYKIDTPSISYADKNTALIPVDITFQTSTVGSMAFSYKIQLSRNNKIWGIEWDSTLILPKLAANYKVKVSRQQPERGIIFDRNGTPLATQGEVLSIGVVTGKIKDESFLQQQLSQLLFMQPEEIKAKYTQSWVKPDLFVPIRLLPADTSDDIKQKLLTIPGVMISKATDRVYPYKSAMAQLIGYVGDVSQEELAKPENKGLKAGDKIGKSGLEAAFNKVLSGIPGFTISIVDEQGNEKYKVGQRSKQNASDIYTTIDIELQQQLEKAMADKKGAAVIMKPKSGEILAITSHPNFDPNMFSLGMSSEQWKTINEDPQKPLLNRAIRSSYPPGSTFKPITAVAGLDSGIIDPNETIDTSLGKWQASSLWGNYYVTRVERPGKPAINMHDAMIWSDNIYFAQIALRMGKNTILDYAKRFGFGQSIPFPLSVTKPVLSSDGNIKDDISLADSGYGQGEIITTPLHMSMVYSAFANGGMLPKPLIVSRIQDEDGNIIEQNSPAVWLSTGIKPQTLSTITLFLQDVIEQPTGTGHAAKLSGVSLAGKTGTAEISSDKSKPPIGWFISYGPTDNPQAVIAVSIEDASSGSHDALPVAKTLWQYILNDNG; encoded by the coding sequence ATGTACGTGTCAAAGAGACATTTATTTCTGATAAATATAACACTTTTCTTAGCAATAGTATTAGTGTCAAGCGGATGTGATGCGCAATCGAAACCTGAAAAAATCGCACAGCATTTTTTATCTTTGTGGCAAAATCAGCAGTATGCCGATATGTATGAGCTGTTGACCACTGATGCCAAGGTATCTGTTGATAAGCAAGCCTTTGTAGAACGGTATAAAAATATTTTCAACGGAATTGGCCTGCAGTCTATGGAATACAAAATAGATACTCCGTCTATCTCATACGCCGACAAAAATACAGCATTGATTCCAGTGGATATTACATTCCAAACCTCTACAGTAGGCAGTATGGCTTTTTCATATAAGATACAATTAAGTAGAAATAATAAAATATGGGGTATAGAATGGGATTCAACCCTAATACTACCTAAATTGGCTGCAAATTATAAGGTGAAGGTATCGCGGCAACAGCCTGAACGAGGCATTATTTTTGACAGAAATGGCACGCCTCTGGCCACACAGGGCGAAGTACTATCTATAGGAGTGGTAACCGGTAAAATAAAAGATGAGTCGTTCTTACAGCAACAATTATCACAGTTACTGTTCATGCAGCCTGAAGAAATAAAAGCTAAATATACTCAGTCATGGGTCAAGCCGGACTTATTTGTACCCATACGTTTGCTCCCTGCCGATACATCGGATGATATAAAGCAAAAATTATTAACTATACCGGGCGTCATGATATCTAAAGCAACAGATCGCGTCTATCCATATAAATCAGCTATGGCCCAATTAATAGGATACGTTGGTGATGTCTCGCAGGAAGAGCTGGCTAAACCGGAAAATAAAGGACTCAAAGCAGGTGACAAAATAGGCAAAAGTGGCCTGGAAGCTGCTTTTAACAAGGTATTATCAGGTATCCCCGGATTTACTATAAGCATTGTGGATGAACAAGGAAATGAAAAATACAAAGTCGGCCAACGCTCTAAACAAAATGCATCTGATATATATACGACTATAGACATAGAACTTCAGCAACAATTAGAAAAAGCCATGGCTGACAAAAAAGGTGCTGCAGTAATAATGAAACCTAAAAGCGGAGAAATTTTAGCCATAACCAGCCACCCCAATTTTGATCCCAATATGTTTTCTCTGGGTATGAGCTCTGAGCAATGGAAAACTATAAACGAAGATCCTCAAAAGCCACTGCTTAATCGGGCCATACGTTCATCATACCCTCCTGGTTCTACTTTTAAGCCTATAACAGCTGTGGCAGGTTTAGATAGCGGTATCATCGACCCTAATGAAACTATAGATACCTCATTGGGCAAATGGCAGGCATCAAGCTTATGGGGTAATTATTATGTAACTCGTGTGGAAAGGCCCGGTAAACCAGCCATCAATATGCACGATGCCATGATATGGTCAGATAATATATATTTCGCGCAAATAGCGCTAAGGATGGGTAAAAATACAATACTGGATTATGCTAAACGATTTGGTTTTGGCCAAAGCATACCGTTTCCTTTATCTGTAACTAAGCCGGTATTATCGTCCGATGGCAATATAAAAGACGATATATCATTAGCTGACTCAGGTTATGGACAGGGAGAGATTATAACAACGCCTTTGCATATGTCCATGGTATATTCAGCTTTTGCCAACGGTGGTATGTTGCCTAAACCTCTGATAGTATCACGGATACAGGATGAAGACGGTAACATTATAGAACAGAACTCCCCTGCTGTATGGCTATCTACCGGCATTAAACCTCAAACTTTATCAACTATTACGCTATTCCTCCAAGACGTTATAGAGCAACCGACCGGCACCGGACATGCAGCTAAATTGTCAGGCGTATCATTGGCCGGCAAAACAGGTACGGCTGAGATCAGCAGCGACAAGAGCAAGCCTCCTATCGGGTGGTTTATCTCCTATGGACCGACCGACAATCCTCAAGCCGTAATAGCTGTAAGCATAGAAGATGCTTCTTCAGGCAGTCATGACGCCTTACCAGTAGCAAAAACGCTATGGCAATATATTCTAAATGATAACGGTTGA
- a CDS encoding ATP-grasp domain-containing protein, whose translation MQKVSMNKGMSDLIVLFSSVGRRTELIRFFTNKDGIYVIGVDVSALAPAAYMCHKFFKVPNFNDAGYVDVLLDICRNEGVSLLIPLHEGEFNVLLQNRRRFEDAGCRLLLSSEEVISICQDKYNTFLFFQQNGVNTPATILPEEIEYRKTEFPLFIKPRNGMGSRYAYRITDERQLRFFIEYVPCPIVQEFIDGTEYTVDVLCDMEGQVISTVPRERIEVKDGEISKGRTVKDWRIIKATTEVAEKLKAIGPLTIQCIIDKNDNIFFIEINPRFGGGVPLAIEAGVNYPDLLAKMLSGEKINPRIGDFQDNLYILRYINSIYKKGDELL comes from the coding sequence ATGCAAAAAGTGTCCATGAACAAAGGGATGAGTGATTTGATAGTATTATTTTCATCGGTGGGTAGAAGAACAGAGTTAATCCGATTTTTTACCAATAAGGATGGTATATATGTCATAGGCGTTGATGTATCCGCTTTAGCACCCGCAGCATATATGTGCCATAAATTTTTCAAAGTGCCAAATTTTAATGATGCTGGTTATGTGGATGTTTTATTAGATATATGTCGAAATGAAGGGGTATCATTGTTGATTCCGCTTCACGAGGGAGAGTTCAATGTATTGCTGCAAAATAGACGGCGATTCGAGGATGCTGGTTGCCGATTGTTGCTTTCGTCAGAGGAAGTAATAAGTATATGTCAGGACAAATATAATACTTTTTTATTTTTTCAGCAAAATGGGGTAAATACACCTGCTACAATACTACCTGAAGAAATCGAATATAGAAAAACCGAATTTCCGCTCTTTATAAAGCCGAGAAATGGTATGGGAAGTCGTTATGCTTACAGGATAACAGATGAGCGTCAATTGCGGTTTTTTATAGAATATGTGCCATGCCCTATTGTTCAAGAATTTATAGATGGCACGGAATATACAGTGGACGTACTGTGCGATATGGAAGGGCAAGTCATATCCACTGTGCCGAGGGAGCGCATAGAAGTAAAGGATGGAGAGATAAGCAAGGGACGTACGGTGAAGGATTGGCGGATAATCAAGGCGACGACTGAAGTGGCGGAAAAATTAAAAGCTATAGGGCCTTTAACCATACAGTGTATAATAGATAAAAACGACAATATATTTTTCATTGAAATAAATCCGCGCTTTGGAGGTGGCGTACCTCTTGCAATTGAAGCAGGAGTGAACTATCCCGATCTTCTGGCGAAGATGTTATCGGGAGAAAAAATAAATCCACGTATAGGCGATTTTCAGGATAATCTATATATATTACGTTATATAAATTCGATTTATAAAAAAGGCGATGAACTTTTATGA
- the pseC gene encoding UDP-4-amino-4,6-dideoxy-N-acetyl-beta-L-altrosamine transaminase, whose protein sequence is MDKKTNVKHIPYATQWIEDDDMQAVSETLKSDYLTTGPKINEFEQAFAQYVGARYAVAVSSGTAALHAACFAAGIKEGDEVITTPMTFAASANCIIYCGGRPVFADIDPHTYNIDPKEIEKHITPKTKAIIPVHFTGQPCDMDAINDIAKEHHLIVIEDAAHALGATYKSKKIGGISDMTCFSFHPVKHITTGEGGMITTDDENLYKKLIQFRNHGITRDREILEHDDGPWYYEQQFLGYNYRMTDIQAALGISQLKKIDRFLSRRREIADRYDKAFADMEWIITPYQIKEAQSAWHLYILQLKPEYLGMSRKKAYIALQQRGIGVNVHYIPVYYHPYYRRMGYRKGLCQNAENLYERIITIPLYPKMSDEDVEYVIDAVKGDI, encoded by the coding sequence ATGGATAAAAAAACAAATGTAAAACATATACCATATGCCACACAGTGGATAGAAGACGACGACATGCAAGCCGTGTCGGAAACATTAAAAAGCGACTACCTTACCACCGGACCCAAAATAAACGAATTTGAACAAGCATTCGCCCAATACGTAGGAGCCAGATACGCCGTTGCCGTATCCAGCGGCACGGCGGCCTTGCACGCCGCATGCTTTGCCGCAGGCATAAAAGAAGGCGACGAGGTTATAACCACGCCTATGACATTTGCCGCTTCGGCCAACTGCATAATCTATTGCGGAGGGCGCCCCGTATTTGCCGACATAGACCCACATACATACAATATCGATCCAAAAGAAATAGAAAAGCACATAACACCAAAAACAAAAGCCATAATACCTGTACACTTTACAGGCCAGCCCTGCGATATGGACGCCATAAACGATATAGCAAAAGAACATCATCTAATCGTCATAGAAGATGCCGCACATGCATTAGGCGCCACATACAAAAGCAAAAAAATAGGCGGGATATCCGATATGACATGCTTCAGCTTTCATCCGGTCAAACACATTACTACAGGCGAAGGCGGCATGATAACCACCGACGATGAGAACCTGTATAAAAAACTCATACAATTCCGAAACCACGGCATAACGAGGGACAGAGAAATATTAGAACATGACGACGGGCCATGGTATTACGAACAACAATTCCTCGGCTATAACTATCGCATGACCGACATACAAGCAGCCCTTGGCATCAGCCAGTTGAAGAAAATAGACAGATTCCTAAGCAGGAGAAGAGAAATTGCCGACAGATATGACAAAGCCTTCGCCGATATGGAATGGATTATAACGCCATACCAGATCAAAGAGGCGCAATCGGCATGGCATCTGTATATATTGCAGCTAAAACCCGAGTATCTCGGTATGAGCAGAAAAAAAGCATATATAGCCTTGCAACAAAGGGGCATAGGCGTAAACGTGCATTATATACCCGTATACTATCACCCGTATTACAGGCGGATGGGCTATCGCAAAGGCCTGTGCCAAAACGCGGAAAACCTATATGAGAGGATAATAACCATACCGCTCTACCCGAAGATGAGCGACGAAGACGTAGAATACGTGATTGATGCTGTAAAAGGGGATATTTAA
- the pseI gene encoding pseudaminic acid synthase: protein MNIIKMGDKTIGSEQPTFVIAEAGSNHDGDLQQAKKLIDIAANAGADAVKFQTFTAEKIAADTDDDVVKLGDEYQGVPTLYQLYKGLELPRQWQAELKLYADEKGIIFLSTPFDYDAVDELETLGVEAYKVASFEMVDLPFLKYIAKKGKPVILSTGMADLGEIEEALEAIYSQGNDQVILLHCGISYPMPYDEVNLAAMDTMRQAFQVPVGYSDHTLSISVPLAAVARGACVIEKHFTLDRNLKGPDHRFAIEPDELSDMVTGIRQIESAIGRPIKKHTPSEEIHYRRGRRSIFAKVDIPNGTVITADMLAILRPGIGLKPKYIDIVIGRAAKMDIKKNDPITWDKI from the coding sequence ATGAATATTATAAAAATGGGCGATAAGACAATCGGGTCCGAACAACCAACATTTGTGATAGCTGAAGCTGGCAGCAATCACGATGGAGATTTGCAGCAGGCGAAGAAACTCATAGACATTGCTGCGAATGCCGGGGCAGACGCCGTTAAGTTTCAAACGTTTACCGCAGAAAAAATAGCTGCGGATACGGACGATGATGTGGTAAAATTGGGAGATGAGTACCAGGGAGTGCCTACGCTCTACCAATTGTATAAGGGACTGGAATTGCCTAGGCAATGGCAGGCCGAACTAAAGCTATATGCTGATGAGAAGGGCATAATATTTTTATCTACTCCTTTTGATTATGATGCTGTGGATGAATTGGAGACTCTTGGCGTAGAGGCATATAAAGTCGCCTCCTTTGAAATGGTGGATTTACCATTTTTAAAATATATAGCAAAGAAGGGGAAACCGGTAATTTTGTCGACGGGTATGGCTGATCTTGGAGAAATAGAAGAAGCGTTGGAAGCAATATATAGCCAAGGCAATGATCAAGTAATACTGCTGCACTGCGGTATAAGCTATCCGATGCCTTATGATGAGGTTAATCTGGCTGCTATGGATACGATGCGACAGGCATTTCAAGTGCCGGTGGGTTATTCCGATCATACGCTCAGCATAAGCGTGCCATTAGCTGCTGTAGCCAGAGGAGCCTGTGTCATAGAAAAGCACTTTACATTGGACAGAAATTTGAAAGGACCAGATCACCGTTTTGCTATAGAGCCGGATGAACTTAGCGATATGGTAACAGGGATACGCCAGATTGAATCCGCAATAGGCAGACCTATAAAAAAGCATACTCCCAGTGAAGAGATACACTATAGGCGCGGGAGAAGAAGTATCTTTGCTAAAGTGGATATACCCAATGGAACGGTTATAACTGCTGATATGCTTGCCATATTGCGACCTGGTATCGGCCTTAAACCTAAATACATTGATATAGTAATAGGTAGGGCAGCCAAAATGGATATAAAGAAAAATGACCCGATTACGTGGGATAAGATATAA